From the genome of Neomonachus schauinslandi chromosome 1, ASM220157v2, whole genome shotgun sequence:
ATACCTGagatttttaaagctataaagGAATCATATGAACAATTTTatcaaaaagattaatttatttgaaacgGACAGTTCCTAGCCATAGTCACACCTACGAAATcaactcaggaagaaatagagatagaaaatctgaataggtcTCTATCAAGTTAAGAAGTTGAAGTAGTAGTTAAAAATCTTcacacagggatgcctgggtggctcagtcgggtaagcgtctgccctcggctcaggtcatgatcccagggtcctgggattgagccccacattgggttccctgctcagccagaagcctgcttctccctctcccacttcccctgcttgtgttccctctcttgctgtgtctctgtcaaataaataaataaaatctttttttttttaaagattttatttatttatttgacagagagagacacagcgagaaagggaacacaggcagggggagtgggagagggagaagcaggtttcccgctgagcagggagcccgacgtggggctcgatccccggaccctgggatcatgacctgagccgaaggcagacgcccaatgactgagccacccaggcgcccctaaataaataaaatcttaaaaaatatatatattactggtTGATGGGaaggaactcttaaaaaaaaaaaaccttcacacAAAGAAGAGCCATGGACCAGATAGCCTCACTGTTGGAATTCTAACAAACTTTAATGAAGAAATACCAGGACCACACTAATAAAAGAGGAGCAACTacataataaatcattttatcaaatctagacaaagatattacaagaaaaaaaatggaaccctTTCACACAGTGCACTTgtgtcaaatcactatgatgaacattttaagtatatttaaattttgtcaattatacctcaataaagctggaggggaaaaaaaggacacCAAAACAGAAGTGGGTTTGGGTAGActgaaaaaaggagaggaaaaaaccaaaaaatcagaTGAATGACCTTCACAAACATAAAACCTCTTAAAATATTGGCAAATGAAATATGGCAAGACATATAAAGGTTTATACACTGACAAAGTGGAGTTTGTCCAGGAAGGCAAGAGTGGATTTAATTCTCACCAAATGCTATCTAGAAAGAAACTTCAATCTGATGAAACATATGAAAAGCCTACAGGTAACATCCTACTTAGAGGTGTAAGACTGAATGCATTCCCCCTCATTACTTCTATTCAGAGTTGTTCTGGAACACCTAGCTGAGGCAAGGCAAGGAAGAAAACTTAAAGGAACaaagattagaaagaaagaagcaaaactctttatttgcagatgacacaatctTGTTTGTAAAAATAACTATTGAATCTAAGGGGAAAAAGAAGTCTGAGAATAGCAAGGTCATAGGATCGAAGATCTAAGAATCAACTGTATTGCTATAGACTAGTAATGAAAAATCCAAACCTGAAAGTAAGAAAATTCCATTCACCAtagtatcaaaagaaaaaaatactatgcTGGAATGGCAGCATGAGGAGCTAGTTCTGTGGACCCCCTCCCcagcaaaacaaatataaatggtAAGAGTCACTtttgggcgcctggctggctcagttggttaaacgactaccttcggctcaggtcatgatcctggagtcctgggatcgagtcccacatcgggctccctgctcggcggggagtctgcttctccctctgaccctccccactctcatgctctctctatctcattctctctctcaaataaataaataaaatcttaaaaaaaaaaaagagtcactttAAAAGAGGCAGTTCCTAAGAGCAGATAGCTCCGAAGCTCTCTCCAAAAGGGTTAAGTTTATTTGAAACAAATGGGTGGAATTTCATGACTAAGGGTGCTCTTGAAGACAATGGATGTTTTGATGGCAAGTCACGAAGCTGAAGCTAGTAGCTTCATGAGATCACTATATGAAACAAGCCAGCCAGCTAGTTTACTAGAGAACCAGGGAAAGATAAGGAAAGCCCGCTTGGGATTAGAACAAACCTCAAACCCTGGCCTCAAAAACTACTTCTACAAAGGGGcaggaatgaaactggatcagGCTCTGGAGCAATTTATGTCCCAGGGTACtgttaaaaacaataaagcaacCAGTCTGCCATAACAGTGTGATGAGAGAAAAGAGACAGTCAATGAGAGAGCCCTGTCAAAACAAGTCATCCCATTGTGACTGTAAGCAAGCCCAGGGCTGTGCCCTCTGGAGAGCAACATCTGAGGCTCACATTGGAAAAAAGAGGTGTCACCAAAAAGTCAGCTAATCACAAAACCAATAAAACAAGCAGTCCTGAAAAGTATACGATCTAGAATGTCCAATTTTCACCTGAAAATGTATAATACATGTAAGTAAAAGGAAATGATCggcttaaaacagaaaaaaggcagATAACTGCCTGAGAGATGATCTAGATGATAGATTTAACACAGACTTCAGGGCAGCCattataaatatgctcaaagaaCTAAGGGAAACCatatttaaagaagtaaaggaGGGTATGATAACGATGTCACATTAAAGAATATCAACGAGAAGTTACAGATGGAGAGAGATTATGCAATCTAAAGAACagataagggggcgcctgggtggctcagttggttaagcgactgccttcggctcaggtcatgatcctggagtcccgggatcgagtcccgcatcgggctccctgctcggcagggagtctgcttctccctctgaccctcctccctctcactctctctgtctcaaataaataaataaaatctttaaaaaaaaaaaaaaaaaagaacagataagaatgaagaaaaatgaaaagagtacTTGGAAAACGTGGAATACTAACtacaaaaaatatatgcataatggGAATAGCAAACcgagaagacagagaaaggaggatATTCCACCATTGTTGGTTCAAATCaattctctgccccttcctctaccttttctccttctgggactcccataatGTGCATATTGCTCGGTTTAATGGTATCCCAGAAGTTCCTTGGCttactttcctttattctttttttctctgctcctCAGACTTATCATTTCAAATGACCTCTTTTCAAGTTCACAGATTGTTTCTTCTGCATGTTCCAAATCTGCTTTTGATCCCTCTAGTGAGTTTTTTCAATTCAGTTTGAAAAttcctcgggcacctgggtggctcagtcggttaagtgactgccttcagctcaggtcatgatcccagggtcctgagattgagccctgcatggggctccctgctcgacagggggcctgtttctccctctccctctgccgctcccactgcttgtgctctcctgctctctctgccaaataaataaataaaataaaatcttaaaaaaaaaaatttatctttaatgttctcaatttcttcatctattcttctcctgactttattttcctcttaaacCCTTTaagagtgtgtgtatatatgtgtgggtgtgtgtatgtatatgtatgtgtatgtttatatatatatataattttttttttctttagtgtgtgtgcacacgcttAAGTggaaggaggtgcagagggagagagaatcttaagcaggccccatgccaggcacggagcttgacatggggcttgatctcacaaccctgagatcatgacctgagcccatatcaagagttggatgcttaaccaactgagccacccaggtgccccaagagtattattttaaatctttgtctACTAAGTCTGAAGCCTGTGCTTTGTTAGGGTTGGTTTCTGGAGATTTatgatttaatttgttttggaGTGGGCCATGTTTTCAAGTAtctttgtatgccttgtgatCTTATGTTGAAACTTGGGCATCTGAACTCCTTGCAGAATGGCTCCCTGCACATAAAGACTTCCACTACCAGCCTAGCATGAAGACTTAAGGTATTCTTGGGCCTTTTCTGGGATTGGGTCTCCCCTCGGTCTGTGGGTGTGCTTCCCCCCCCATTCCCCTGTATacatgctcttttattttttatttatttatttttaaagatttttatttattgagagagagagaatgatagagagcgagcctgagagggaggtcagagggagaagcagagctgagcagggagtctgcttctccctctgaccctcctccctctcgtgctctctgtctctcattctctctcacaaataaataaatacaatctttaaaaaaaaaattatttttacatgtctGCTTTTCAATGTATTAATTTCTGTAGGAGTCTCACAAGTCCAAATCCTAGACCGTTTGAGCAAATTCACACTGAtacaatccattttttaaaaaaattttatttggggggcacctgggtgactcggttaagcatctcacttggtttggctcaggtcatgatcttatgggtcatGGGCTCGAAACCTgggtctggctccacactcagctgggagtctgcttgaagattctctccctctgcccctctccccactcatacgcgctctctctctaaaataaaataaatcttttaaaaaaagtaatctctacacccaatgtggggctcaagctcacaaccccaagatcaagaatcacatgatccaacaactgagccagccaggtgcccgatATCCATTGTTATTTATGGTTTGTGGTCATCTTTAATTACTACAATGCATTCTACCTCTCTCTTTTTGACTACAGATGTCATTCTGGTAGTCTTTGGAAAGAAGGCACTGACAAAACCATGATGCAAGTTTTTGGAATTAAGAATGATGAGACATTTgtttaattacaaaaattataactacagaataaaaaaaattgaaaaaatactttaactTGTATGCACATAATATAGActcagaatgtaaaatgatgacaAAATTACCAGTTGACTTGAAAATCCACAATTGCAATGGCATGTTTTAATATATCCTAtcaggaaatggagaaaataatatttgttagtATACAACAGTTAATAAGACACCTTAAAGAACATGTACAGAAACATTGgtttgataaaaaaaattgtaaatcacATACGAACAGAATTGAAAATGCACCGAAGAATTAGGTTCAGTTGTGAGTAGTTAGAAACACCCACAATCTGCCTGTAAGAGGAAGGTGCTTATTCTCACAAGAAAGGACTGGGTCACAGAAGTCACTGTACAATGCAGTAGAGAAACAAACCACCACATGGTTCCTTTTGACTGCATCACTGTAGCCGTGTTGGTGGAATGTGGAACCCACAGTCATTAGGAGTTTAGGAGAACAAGATGCTTACTACATGTAGTAGACCTTATACAAATACAATCCAGAGAAGAGGGAAGTCAGCACTTGAAAGAACATTCTCAACCAAGATAGTCTAAACGTGTTGCCTGGTGGACACATGATGGCTTGCAGGAAAATCCAAATGGCATCGAACTTTGCTGTGGAACTTGTGGAGAATCTGTGGAAACCCACAGCTCTGAGAAAATGGAAGTCAAGTAGTTGGTGGTGGTACGGAAGATACTCTTGACTGGCAGGACAAAGAATCAGCAAAATGGGCTGGACGATGTATGCAAAACTCCTCTGGTCTTATCACTGCATGTACTGTGACTCCAAAAACGAAGGCCATCTTCCCTTCTGCCTTTCAAATCTCATGCAAGTGAGGCTATTAGTGAATTCTAACATGAAACtataaagaaaacagattctaGAGAATTAGGTCAAAACATTACCCATGTTGACCTAACACATTCCAGGAGAGCCATCTccaattctacattttttttttttgtctgatcaCAGGTCTCTTAAAGTGTAATATCCAAATCACAGAAGAAATGACAAAGAGTAAagggaaaatatgtaaatagCAATTCTAATGAGATAATACTCTATGATAAACTCTGCATACTTACAAATTTATGCCAACTATTTATTAGCCAGGAAAATAAGGCTCTtttgatgaaagaaaaagaaaccttttctCATATGAAAGGAGGAATACTTATAACAGATAAGGAATATCCAGAACCTGTGACATGAGGTCAATAGGAAAATCCCAACAAATACCAAAATGTCATTATTCCATGGCCCCTTCACTTACTGAacagttaaaaaattatataaaaattaaccctcctagggcgcctgagtggctcagttggttaagcaactgccttcagctcaggtcatgatcccagggtcccgggatcgagtcccacatctgactccctgctcagcagggagcctgcttctccctctccctctgcctgccactccccctgcttgtgtcctctctcaatgtcaaacaaataaataaaatctttaaaaaaaaaaaattaaccctccTATATATTAGAAATACACTTTAACTCACCCATAGATCCAACAGACttcaaaatggaaagacaacATTTTATAAGCTGATTCAAGGAAAAACACTACCTACTAAGCTTATGTACTATTGCTTAAACAGTGCTTACAGAATTGTCTCAACTCAATGTTCAGCTGAAAAGCAGTAACTGTGGAGTTAGTTGTCCATAGTCCAGAGACTGAGTTTCAGaatgaaattcattatttttaacttttgaagcATTTCTTTCATGTACTGAATTCTCTGGAGTATTATGCTTGATTTAATTTGTATCAGACTTTCCCCTATTACTTACATTTATAGCATTTCTCTCCAGTGGTGTTTTTACATGACTTTGTATTTGTTAAGATTGAAAACTCTcctgtatttttcagttataatttACCTATCTACTGTGCATTCTCATCACATGTTTATGTAAGGATGTGGGCCAGTTGAAGGCTTTCCCACAATGTTTACATTCAAGgagtttctctccagtgtgaattcttTCATGGCTTCTAAATGAACTGGGTcgactgaaggctttcccacattctttacacttatagggtttctctccagtgtgcaCTCTCATGTGTCCTCGAAAGGTTGTACGATAAAtaaaagctttcccacattccttacattcatagggcttctctccagtgtgagttcTTTCATGTACTTGAACATAACTTGAACAACTAAAAGCTTTACCACATAttttacattcatagggtttctctcctgtgtgagtcCTTTCATGTATTCGAAATGAACTGGGACAattgaaggctttcccacattccttacactTATAAGGTCCATCTCCAGTGTGGGTCATCATGTGTCTTCGAAAACTTGTGAGAGAAACAAATGCTTTCCCACATTCCTcacatttatagggtttctctccagtgtgagttcTTCCATGTATTTGCAAACCTAGAGGAGAActgaaggttttcccacattgtttacattcataaggtttctctgCAGTGTGAGTCCTTTCATGTCTTCGAAAGGAAGTGGGACAACTGAGGGCTTTACCACATTGCTT
Proteins encoded in this window:
- the LOC123325690 gene encoding zinc finger protein 791-like, translated to MRHSSLNRHKRSHTSPKPYKYQEYGKKPYKCKECGKAFSYLQPFQKHERTHTGEKPYDCKECGKAFISLGSFQRHMITHTGVGPYKCKECGKAFSCPSSYRIHERSHTGEKPYECKQCGRAFSCSSSFRTHERTHTGEKPYQCKECGKAFHWLTTFQVHERTHTAEKPYECKQCGKTFSSPLGLQIHGRTHTGEKPYKCEECGKAFVSLTSFRRHMMTHTGDGPYKCKECGKAFNCPSSFRIHERTHTGEKPYECKICGKAFSCSSYVQVHERTHTGEKPYECKECGKAFIYRTTFRGHMRVHTGEKPYKCKECGKAFSRPSSFRSHERIHTGEKLLECKHCGKAFNWPTSLHKHVMRMHSR